Genomic DNA from Chrysiogenia bacterium:
CTCGGGGGTCTAAGAGAGCAAGCGGCGGGCCGACCCGGGACAGTTTTGCGGCAAAACCCGAAGGCCAGCCGGGCGTGCCAAGCAGGGTTCAGATGGATAGAGTGTTCCCGGTCGGCCCATCCGGGCCGGGCGAAGAGGCTTCGATGAGCGAGCGGATCTACTTTGATGGCGACTGCGGGCTGTGCCACCGGGCGGTGAAGTTCGTCCTGCGCCACGAGCGCGGGACGCCCGTGTTTCGATTCGCGCCGCTCTTTGGCGAGACCTTTGAGCGCGAGGTCCCCGCCGAATTTCGCCAGTGCGTGCCCGACAGCATCGTCGTGCAGCTGGGTGACGGCAGGTTGCTGGTCAAGTTTC
This window encodes:
- a CDS encoding DUF393 domain-containing protein, which translates into the protein MSERIYFDGDCGLCHRAVKFVLRHERGTPVFRFAPLFGETFEREVPAEFRQCVPDSIVVQLGDGRLLVKFRGARHILLGVGGPWRVLGRILWIIPPFLGDLVYDFIARIRHYLFARPGGACPLVPPEQQKRFDP